The nucleotide window ATTACATGAACATTCAAGTAATGGGAAATACAATAGGAGTAAGCTGTAGAATAGTTTAAATGCACACCAAGCAGCTCTCTATATGACATTAAAAAGTTATAGATTTCTTTTTCAGCTCTACAGCTTGATATCCATGAAATTTTCTGGATACGAACAGGACTGattgttgataatttttttcttttcttttatattttatgtGCAAAGATTTAATGGAAGGGCCCTAATACATAAACACAAATATGTGCGTGTGGACTCCCTATTCTATTAATCCGGAGTGTGTTATATGCTACAGCCCTAACAACATCAATGACTATATGACCACATTCCAACAATATCCCAGTGTTTGCCTTTATTCTTttctcaataatttttttttaatagatttTTGAAGATTCGGTGCAAGCATATACGCAAGAGGTGACATGAGGAATATAATTAAGGCCAAAATAAATAACTCTTTGTTGTTACTGCTTTTTATGATCTGATCAATAAAAGCCGTTTcgttttgaggaaaaaaaatccaaagccACTTTAAGAGGATAACTCACTAGGAGAGGTAATAAATGATAGATACAGAACACAGAAAACAATACCTGAAGAAACAACGAACAGCTTCATGAACTTTCCTCTCTTTCAGAACCCCATGTACTCCACGATGTGCCTGAGCAAGGAAGCAGCATCCTAAAAGATGGTGAAGTATGCACCATCCACCATCTGTAGCTCTAATACCGTGAGAAGTCTCCTCCTTTTCTAAATGTGCCTCCACAATAGTGAGTAAGTGCTTTACACAGTACATAAATAACAGTTGAAATAAGTACACAGTTCAACAAAGCATTCGTCAATAATAAAAGCTGGGCTACTAGTATGAAACTGTATGTAGAGAAATAACCTCAACAGCATCATACTGCCCATGCCTTAGCAGGATCAATGCAAGATCCACTACACGCTTCAGGACAGTAAGGGATTCCCCATCCTGGCCCCACATGGTCCAGCTATCAAACTCTCGTACTGAATCAATTATGTCCTCAACGCTTGGTATGCTTCTTGGAGAAAAGTGGTTCTGGTCTTTGGAGGAACTTCTAACATTAAGTAAGAATATAAAAGCCAGAGTGAACTCGCACTTCCCAAGCTTCTCATTACATAATCTTCTACCAGTGTTGCTATCTGAACCATAAACATTGGATAATCATCAGGGCAACAATAAATCTAGCAACACTAGATTAAAGCTTATAAAGGATCCAGCAATGGCATTAACATACCAATTTGTAACAATGAAAGTTGAGAGCTGAAATCTTCAAATGCAACTGATTCAGATGGTGTGGTGGCAAAGAAATGCAGGAGAAGCCACTCATAAATGACTTCTTGAATCATTGGCACCAACTCACGTTGTATTTTGGATATATCATCATGTAGCATATTGATCTGCATGCAAAAAGAaagggccaaaaaaaaaaaatctattagaAGTTTACTGGATTGATCTTTCAATCGATTCTATTAAATTAAACTGCTGTAATATTTTAGTTGGTGAAACTCTCTTTTATGTGTTATTTAGTTGGCTGACTTTCAGGGACCACAATGTCTCCATGTTCTGTCCTCTCGTTTAAGTGCAACTATACTAAAGGCAAGAGAATAGACAGCAAACCATTATGTACATCAACTTTTAAAGTTGAGGAAGCAAACATCAGAGTGACTTATAAATCAATTGATATGTGGAAGGAGACAGATCTAGAGATCCTCCACCCAAACAGTTGTACGCCCTTTCAACATAAATCTTAGAGAATTAACTCATTAAACCCTTCGTCTTTTCTCATAAAATACTCTTCCAGCACTTctttcaccaccaccaccaaatcCAATAACACCAAATCCAGTAACAGACACCTTGTAAAGCCAAAATCGTTCTAGTATATACCTATGTCGATCAATGCCAAGGATAAAACCTTCCACAAGCCCTTCTAGACATTTGTCACCAAACTCATCAGAAACATATACCCCATTAAAATCATGAAAAGTACACATCACATCCTTCTTacctattttttgttttctaatatTGTAAACCATATAACACCTATCCTTTCAATCACTGTAGACCATTTTCTGGAAGAAGTAGTTTATTGACCACCACAATCGTTCCCCTTCAACAACCCTCGCTACTAAGTTGACGGTTAGTTTGGTGGTAACACAATTAGCAAATCACAGCCGGTAATCAATGGCTTTAGGCTATCACCACCTCATAAAAGTTTAGTGGTCacaggaaaaaacaaaaacttgtaTGATACTTATTGTGCAAGCACAGTGAAATATTGCTCGATAGCAAGTCACTTTacaaaagcaaaaataaaattgtGCCACAAACTACATTTTCATCAGTTAAATGAAGCCAAAGTgggaaattacaataaaaaacACATCAATCAAGTCATACATATCACGtgtaaaaaaaaatggttatcCTATTCACATAACAAATTTAGTCTTCAAAGCAATACTATCAAGAGAAGCAGTAAAATTCTCGCACCTGGTATTACAGAAAAACGATAAAgaaattttttaatataaaaaaccTTGAAGCACTAACATTCTCTTCATCAGTTAACGAATTATGGGATTGCTACAGCCTTACACTGTCCCTAAACCAAAGGAGGAAGGACTAGGACAAAAACCCTGATCAAAACAAAGCTGGAGTGAAAACAGAAGATGGGTAATAATAGGATGAACAATACATTGAACAGGACAGACCTCTAACAGGCTACATGCATACTACAGAGACAGGCAGCATACATCTATGAACATACATtacttatctatactattatttaaGAAAAGAGGGTTTGTCAAccaaaacagatttttttttttttttacacaagtacccctcaaatattaaaaatgcTTTAAATACCAATTTCTGATTAAGGATAAAAATGTCAGACCACAAAtagcaaagaaataaaaatagataattAGAATTTGCATAACAATCCACTTTCTTCGTATCACTACCTCCACTCTCACACCCATCAGGTGTGTGGGAATTTCTAGTTTTGATAAATTAAAGTGCTCATTATTGACCAAAAGTGAAAGAATCTTAGAAACTTACTAAGTAAAAAGATTAAAGAAAGAACTGACCTGCCTGCTAATGCTCACTAGATAGCTTAGAAACAGATGAATATCCAATGCAGACTCAAACATAACCTTTGCAACTTGAAACGTAGCTGGGACCAAGATGGAGGCATTAATATCCAATGCTACTTCAGCATCAaatttttgtataatttttcGAGGTATGAGATACTTAAGATACTTCTCAATCACACTTAAAATACGGCTCCATGTGCCAGATTTCTCGTGCAAAGCATGAAGAGACTTCATCATGTCAAAAGaaaatttcctcaaatttttgtGATCTGCTGGATTTTTCTCCCAGGCAAGATCAGTTCCAAGATCTGCTATCCAAAGCGCCGCTGCTGTTGAACTATATCCAGTTTCTAATATCTTCAATAGGCGTGGAATAATTTCTTTAGATGAGATAACTGGTGGTGCACTAATGAGTAATTCGTAAAATATAGCAGAAGCTGTTTTTCCCAATTGCTGGCTGACATTAGTGACACACCTGAGCATTTCAGCTAGTAGCTTACAATCAGCCTTGCCAAATGAATCCAACCCAAAGCTTGGAATATTGCCAAGTTCATCCAAAGAGCCTATCAAGCATGAATTTGGATATGAGAAACCATATCTTGAAACAGAcgacaaaaaattaaacaagaaaaagaaaattcagaaaaacAGAAGCAAGAATTGACTCTACTTCACATAAAGGATCAGTAAGATACCATCATTAACCCGCTCAATATCCTCCAAAGAACGAAAAAAAGATACTGAACTCTTTCTAATTAAACCAACAGTGCCGGTTGAGGAATCAACAAGCAGGCCACATGGTGCATTGCTCTTGCACCAGTTTTGGAAATAGCGAGCACAAAAAATTTCCCAGCAGCAAAATATTGACGATGAATTACCAGTCAGAGCCTATCACAATATACAAGTTTAGCAGTTGGTTACTAATCCAAGTGATTCCCTCCCTCCTCCAGTGTGTGCATGTGCGTGTGTATGAGAAATAATCAATTCAAACCACTAGGAAAACCTCATGTTCAATCAGGGAAAGAATTTCCTTCTTCAACCCATCAGCAGTTAAGGAGTGGAAATCTGACTCAGTCCAGTGCCTATTATAATCCAACAAAGTTGCGCGCAAAGCAGCATTATGATGAATGCCAGGAAGAAGCAGCCTACGTAAGAAAATGGAAGATACAACAGGTAGAATATGATCCTGCACAAATTCACATCAATCAAAGCATGGTAAGCAACATTTTTAACATATAGTAACATCTTGCTTAGAACAAGCATGCATTTTTAAAAAGCTCATAAACGTTTATTTTACATGTacatacatgtgtgtgtgtgtagggcccttccactaagggatcctttttttttgccattttaatGGATCCAttgtgggacccacttttcgatcacatttggGCATCTCACTGCGCAGTTTAtagtcctaatgtatagataatttctgcaaattttcagctaaattgaatATCGTTAAAGTATCGAAcaagattaaatcaatggacgaaccgaatctgtccaacctgaaccgttcatgttcataattgtaaatcacagttatgaatgccttaatggcCAAAAAAAGGGTTCCTCTCCAGAAGGGCcttgtatatatatgtttaaacTCAACCCCCTTACGCTTTTACATCCTCAATCCCAAATTTGTGTGTCATCTACATAAATTATATTTGAAATTATCCAGAATTAGATTAGATATGcaaaagtagaaaagaataagaGTTTCTGTAAAATGTCTTCGGCTCCCTCCCAGATTATGTTGATTGTCCTAATTGGAGCCATAATTAAACTGATAATGACCTTTATTCTAGCCTAACCACCTCTTTTTAGTCAATACTGGCAAACAAGCTCAAATTCATCTCTACATGTACACCAGATTTTCAGGCAGGGCAAATCTGAGATTCTCGAACAAGAATCAGACCATCCTGTGAAGGAAATAGGATGCTAGTCTACAAACAAACAATATCAGACTCAGACAGCATACCCTTGAAGATGAAAATATTGAATGAGTTATCAAAAGAAGGTCATCCGAAGAATGCTTTGAACTTTGAAAGAGTTGATCTGCAACAAAGTCCTCTTGCAAAGGATAACAAACTGCATCTACCCAAACTGCATCTACCCTACAAATACAAATGCAAATAAGAAAGGAAGAGAGCACtcatctaaatttaaaatagtCACGTACACTGTATAGTGGACCCAAACACAAAATGACAAGAATTCCTGATAAACAGatattgataatgtgaactGTTCTCAGTCACCTGGCGACCAAAAAATTCATGGTCACCTACCATTGTAGTTAacatcaagggttgagattaaaacacttaaaaaggaaactaaaaataATGGTTAAACCATAGTCAATAAAATTAATAGGAGTGAGTTCACTTACGTCTCGGCATTTATATGCAACAACTTGAGAAACACCAGTCCGTGAtttttcaatatgcatatctTGTTGGAAATAAGTTTGACATCAATCCATCCATCctatggaaaaagaaaatttataacACTCTAGGTGTAAGAGATATAGCTCCACACAGACACAAAACTTATGAAACACAGAGTGGatggacaaaaagaaaaatctttaCCTCAATAGGAATTATTTGTTTTGAACGATATATCAATAATTCAATTCTGTCTCTCACGTTACAATGGAGCCTATATACGTAGATTGTCTCTGAGCTAATATCCTTCACGAAATCACCAAGGAATCAATAAAAACAAGAGCCGAAAATGCAAATATAATATCAGGCATGCTAGAGGAATATTACTGATTTCTATCTGCAGTTTAGAACTGAACCATGGTTTAATATGAAAATGATAAATTTCACCAAGTTAGCTACTGCCACTTTAATCTTTTGGAGGGTGCATATGTGATCCACCATTGTTTCTGCTGCGTGTTGCTTTAAAGCAGTTTTGATCCTAAATGTCAACTTGGCGAAATTTGAAATGATCCCTAGCTTGGAAGTAATAAGAATTGCAAATACTGTGGGTGCCATGCCACATTCAGACATCATATTAGAATGTGATCTCTTATGTAGTGCTTAAGGAGAAAATGAATTGCAAGAACTTATGAAGAAGTGGAGTGCTTTTACATTAAGCCACCACCATTCAAACAAGCACCAGGCCAAACCTAGGCCACAATCACAACTAATCTTTCTGTGCACttccataaaaataaattaaaaattcaaatgatttcccgaaaaaacaaaaaatgagtttttagaAATCGCTTCAAAAATGGAAGACACAGAACTTCAAGCCCAGTTTCTCACTAGTTTCAAagatttaattaaagaagatatGGGAAAAGATAATCAACtagctttttatttttcaagcaGACTTTTCTGTAtatctccatatttcttttataTTTCATTTGTTAAGCTTATCTTGAGGATGAGGAGAAGTTAAATAGAAAAATCCTAACCAACTACGATCCATAGAAACACCCACATATACAAAAAAAACAAGTCAATGAAGGAGGGTATGGAAGACATATCACATTCAAATTTTGCCTTCTTTAGAAAATTTAAAATCTTAGCAATAGTATTGTGTCTCCATACCGAATTATGCCTGTACAAGATTGCCACAGGAATTATGCTCGAGTCATTGTCAGCTTGACCAACCCACAACCTTACCGATGCAGCTCCTGCACCATacaaatagaaaatagaaaagaaaagaaaaaaaatcataaaatacaAGTAGAATGTTTTGTCATTTTAAAAGGGAACACAAGCGGGTAGAGGATCATTTTGCAATTTTGAATAAACAAGAATGTTCTGATTAAGTGAAGAAcataaataatgcatgcaatagattattgattttttttttcttgtcactGAAGAGCATAGATTATGGAATTTTCAAAGGGaaattttgaaggaaaaaaaaaatatgatctTACAAAACTATACAACCTATGAGCAAACATCAAAAAACCTTTAGGTCATGATCAAATCATTTCATTGCCCAAATTCCATGCCAGgaaatttcagaattaattaattaaaccaaCCTCTGCTCTCTTGGGACAGATTTGAGATGTTGTCAATTAGATTCCAATGTTTTATAGATGTATATATATTGCTTGTACCTATATCTTAAAAGTCAATCTATCAATAGCCTTTATTAAGTTTGTTATTTGtttgtggaattgaaaataaaaacctgGATAACGTTTTGATTTTAGAGAAAACATGTGGAGGGTTCAGTATGTATCGAAGTCGATCAACCAGATACAGGTTGTGGTATCCCAGCCCAAACACTACATGTAGCCATTCCCGTAAACTATACATGAAAACCAACATATATTTGTATAGTCTCcaaatttcattcttacaacCAATCTTCATTTACATATGAGGCTTCCCAGCTTTCCATTGTCATTATATCACCATAATCAATCATTAATATGGAACTTGACGTGAAAATTATGTCTAACGAATTCTACTGACATAATTTGCAGAAAACATTTAGCAGCCATTTTCCCATCATTATTGCTCGCTTAATTACGCACATAAAGATGACTAATTTTTATAGCAGTTTACAATACCTTCAAATCCTTAAGATGAGTAAATGGTTAACAATTATACTGTAAAACAGAATACTATAGTTATAAGCCAAACATGAGACAACCCCAAAAACCCCATCCGTTCTTAATATGTTACTGGTCAGCGAGTATCCTAGACACACTCATTGGACACTgcaaacccaaaaacctgttAAAAGTATCCCTATCAGATTTAACTGCTGACCATAGTATATATAATTCTCTATAGTATTTCTCCAGCATAAAGTGCTGATTGTACAAACAGAAAGTATTTGCTAAGAAGTTCATTCATGTACAAGAAGTACCATACAAGGGTATTAAAAATAAGAAGTTTTGGTTTGAGATATCTCTATTTTTATTAAGGGTAATGAGGAGCGACTACTTAAGGATAACATAAAAACAATCAcaaaaagaatgagaaaaataGTAGTACTTGCCTGCCACTGTTGGACCGTTCATCTTATTGGCAAAGAGCCTGCCATGAAATGAAAGATCCCATACTCTTAACACCCAATCCGTATGAATCACAAATATAAGTGGTTTCCCATGAACCATAGATATAACCAAGTCCTGCACAGCCCCTACCGTCCTACCCCTGCAATATATGTTTCAAATACCATTTGTTGAATATCATTGCCCGAGGATAGACCAGAATAATTAAGAAGGTATGTTACGATATATGCCTAGAAATAATGTGGTTAAAGGCAAATGAATAACATGATCCTCGTGTTTTCAGGAATAATCATTTGCTTACACAACACAACTACCATTTCAGGCACTCTCAGATGTTCATTCTCAAGAGGAGTCACCTAGTTCAGTCACTACAATATCTCTACGTGTCATTTAACCTATAACATTTTCCAAACATGAAATACTAATGAACATATAACTGGAAATTGTATACACAGATTGTTTATTTCAAGTAATTCCTATTTTTCCGTTGGATGATAAAATTGATTAAAATACATATGTACTCTCTCTCGTCACAGTGCAAACGATGTGGAAATCATTTTATCTAAGGAGTGGGGAATTTTGAAGCCCTGCCCCCACACAACTGAAATTGGGTATGGCAGAATAGAATTGTTAGTCTGAGAATTAGATatgagaagaaaaacaaatagcCTGCATATTCTGGTATTTGGCATCCGGATGCCAAGTCTACCACACAATTGGGAGCACACACTTAGATTCAAAGTTCATCAAGAAAACAGAAAGCTAGGATGACACCATAAATGGTATCAAACTACTTGTCAAGAATTCCACTTTGAGGGTATTATAGTTAAGTGAACCTACCTTGACATGAAACCCCAGAAACTACCAGTTCCTGAATCATCCCGTAGCTCTTGCAGAAAACCTACGGAAGTAGGAAAGAACATGTCAAATTAAGGGAGTGCAATAAAGCAGCATGCTACTAAATCCAGAATACAAACATGACGACATTGTCAAACTAAGAGCATTTCAACAATCGCAAAGGTGAACAACACAAGAATGAGAGCCAAAAGAATAATACCAGGGGCAGTGGATTCAAGTGTGAGTTGAAAGCAAGCAAGAGAACCGTCATTCTGACCTACAACGAGACATCCGGTCGGCGTTGCTGCGGCACTGCTAATAGGTCCGTAGGGATGCAAGTTAAACTCTCTAATAACAGAGCTGGGTGCATAGCTAGAGGTGGTCCCAAGTTTCAAAAGGTAAGCGACTCCGGCCACGGTCAATGCATATAGCAAATAGGGGTGGCTCCTGGAACCGATATCAATCTGCAATTCATATATTGTATGAGTCACTGATGCACTCCACTGAGAAAAAGACAAGTTAAAAGCATGAATACCTCATTTTTGCAAAGAAAAACTGAAGAAGAGAGTGCTTCTGGAAAATTGATTCGCAGTCCGACTTTTGGAAATTCTTTCTTAGCAGAGAGCTCGAGTAATTCGAGAGTACGGGGGAAATCCTTGTGGATTATCCTGGTACATATAgacgagaaaaaaaaatgaataatcaTATAGTGGGAGAAATTTGAAAGAGGTTAGAGAGTGAGAAAGAACCATATGAGATATGTAGGAGGGTCTCCAATGGCGATGGAAGAAGCGCAATCGTGAGTGAGAGGGGCACAAGTATCAGCATCGGCGGTGGCAGCCAATTCATTAGATGAAAGAATAGGGACCTCGATCCATTCCACTGAATCGCTGCCGAGGATTGGTACTTCCATGCCTACCGATTCCGGATCCAATTCCATGCCTGCCGAAGGCCTCAACCCGAATTCGCTCCAGGCCAGAGGGTTTATTCCCTTCGCCCCACTAAACCCTGGGGTTTATTCACTTCCCGaactaacaaattttttttttctgtatcagaaaaaaaatatatatatttttcttttcggcTATACAG belongs to Rosa chinensis cultivar Old Blush chromosome 4, RchiOBHm-V2, whole genome shotgun sequence and includes:
- the LOC112196705 gene encoding nuclear pore complex protein NUP160 isoform X1 produces the protein MELDPESVGMEVPILGSDSVEWIEVPILSSNELAATADADTCAPLTHDCASSIAIGDPPTYLIWIIHKDFPRTLELLELSAKKEFPKVGLRINFPEALSSSVFLCKNEIDIGSRSHPYLLYALTVAGVAYLLKLGTTSSYAPSSVIREFNLHPYGPISSAAATPTGCLVVGQNDGSLACFQLTLESTAPGFLQELRDDSGTGSFWGFMSRGRTVGAVQDLVISMVHGKPLIFVIHTDWVLRVWDLSFHGRLFANKMNGPTVAGAASVRLWVGQADNDSSIIPVAILYRHNSDISSETIYVYRLHCNVRDRIELLIYRSKQIIPIEDGWIDVKLISNKICILKNHGLVFLKLLHINAETVDAVWVDAVCYPLQEDFVADQLFQSSKHSSDDLLLITHSIFSSSRDHILPVVSSIFLRRLLLPGIHHNAALRATLLDYNRHWTESDFHSLTADGLKKEILSLIEHEALTGNSSSIFCCWEIFCARYFQNWCKSNAPCGLLVDSSTGTVGLIRKSSVSFFRSLEDIERVNDGSLDELGNIPSFGLDSFGKADCKLLAEMLRCVTNVSQQLGKTASAIFYELLISAPPVISSKEIIPRLLKILETGYSSTAAALWIADLGTDLAWEKNPADHKNLRKFSFDMMKSLHALHEKSGTWSRILSVIEKYLKYLIPRKIIQKFDAEVALDINASILVPATFQVAKVMFESALDIHLFLSYLVSISRQINMLHDDISKIQRELVPMIQEVIYEWLLLHFFATTPSESVAFEDFSSQLSLLQIDSNTGRRLCNEKLGKCEFTLAFIFLLNVRSSSKDQNHFSPRSIPSVEDIIDSVREFDSWTMWGQDGESLTVLKRVVDLALILLRHGQYDAVEHLLTIVEAHLEKEETSHGIRATDGGWCILHHLLGCCFLAQAHRGVHGVLKERKVHEAVRCFFRAASGSGSAHALQSLPQEAWLPHLGIDGSVSDAAWRLHYYQWAMQICEHYNISEGACQFALAALEQVEEAYSANNDSHDRAPFNESVSTIKGRLWANVCQFTLDLNLYYDAYCAIISNPDEESKYISLRHLINVLYERGAIKILCGGQLPFIGLTEKVEQELAWKAERSDILAKTNLYKLLYAFEMHRHNWRKAASYMYLYSARLRTEASLKGYQQLWRVLKEILNGLSAAINALHLVHPAYAWIDPLLVRSALHNEQYPGREIRITIEDQPANNDVHPRSWKSFMDIQKIENEFVLTSAEHLLSLAHVKWTNTGTQTAPLELADLLIQTNLYDMAFTVLVRFFKGSELKRGLERVFSAMSLKCFPHIVDSSRVGDDPIVHGSPDMSSANQQSNGINQWGTLELYLDRYIVFHARLPLIVAETLLRTDSQIQLPLWLVKLFKDGRREKTLGMTGHESNPASLFQLYVDYGRHGEAINLLLEHEGCFGSMRPANIMNRKRPFGVWFPYTMIQRLWCQLEEMINSGHMVAQCKQFKDLLHRALLKHLQLVKMDSEGLCFISENKM
- the LOC112196705 gene encoding nuclear pore complex protein NUP160 isoform X4, whose protein sequence is MELDPESVGMEVPILGSDSVEWIEVPILSSNELAATADADTCAPLTHDCASSIAIGDPPTYLIWIIHKDFPRTLELLELSAKKEFPKVGLRINFPEALSSSVFLCKNEIDIGSRSHPYLLYALTVAGVAYLLKLGTTSSYAPSSVIREFNLHPYGPISSAAATPTGCLVVGQNDGSLACFQLTLESTAPGFLQELRDDSGTGSFWGFMSRGRTVGAVQDLVISMVHGKPLIFVIHTDWVLRVWDLSFHGRLFANKMNGPTVAGAASVRLWVGQADNDSSIIPVAILYRHNSDISSETIYVYRLHCNVRDRIELLIYRSKQIIPIEDGWIDVKLISNKICILKNHGLVFLKLLHINAETVDAVWVDAVCYPLQEDFVADQLFQSSKHSSDDLLLITHSIFSSSRDHILPVVSSIFLRRLLLPGIHHNAALRATLLDYNRHWTESDFHSLTADGLKKEILSLIEHEALTGNSSSIFCCWEIFCARYFQNWCKSNAPCGLLVDSSTGTVGLIRKSSVSFFRSLEDIERVNDGSLDELGNIPSFGLDSFGKADCKLLAEMLRCVTNVSQQLGKTASAIFYELLISAPPVISSKEIIPRLLKILETGYSSTAAALWIADLGTDLAWEKNPADHKNLRKFSFDMMKSLHALHEKSGTWSRILSVIEKYLKYLIPRKIIQKFDAEVALDINASILVPATFQVAKVMFESALDIHLFLSYLVSISRQINMLHDDISKIQRELVPMIQEVIYEWLLLHFFATTPSESVAFEDFSSQLSLLQIDSNTGRRLCNEKLGKCEFTLAFIFLLNVRSSSKDQNHFSPRSIPSVEDIIDSVREFDSWTMWGQDGESLTVLKRVVDLALILLRHGQYDAVEHLLTIVEAHLEKEETSHGIRATDGGWCILHHLLGCCFLAQAHRGVHGVLKERKVHEAVRCFFRAASGSGSAHALQSLPQEAWLPHLGIDGSVSDAAWRLHYYQWAMQICEHYNISEGACQFALAALEQVEEAYSANNDSHDRAPFNESVSTIKGRLWANVCQFTLDLNLYYDAYCAIISNPDEESKYISLRHLINVLYERGAIKILCGGQLPFIGLTEKVEQELAWKAERSDILAKTNLYKLLYAFEMHRHNWRKAASYMYLYSARLRTEASLKGYQQLWRVLKEILNGLSAAINALHLVHPAYAWIDPLLVRSALHNEQYPANNDVHPRSWKSFMDIQKIENEFVLTSAEHLLSLAHVKWTNTGTQTAPLELADLLIQTNLYDMAFTVLVRFFKGSELKRGLERVFSAMSLKCFPHIVDSSRVGDDPIVHGSPDMSSANQQSNGINQWGTLELYLDRYIVFHARLPLIVAETLLRTDSQIQLPLWLVKLFKDGRREKTLGMTGHESNPASLFQLYVDYGRHGEAINLLLEHEGCFGSMRPANIMNRKRPFGVWFPYTMIQRLWCQLEEMINSGHMVAQCKQFKDLLHRALLKHLQLVKMDSEGLCFISENKM
- the LOC112196705 gene encoding nuclear pore complex protein NUP160 isoform X2; the protein is MELDPESVGMEVPILGSDSVEWIEVPILSSNELAATADADTCAPLTHDCASSIAIGDPPTYLIWIIHKDFPRTLELLELSAKKEFPKVGLRINFPEALSSSVFLCKNEIDIGSRSHPYLLYALTVAGVAYLLKLGTTSSYAPSSVIREFNLHPYGPISSAAATPTGCLVVGQNDGSLACFQLTLESTAPGFLQELRDDSGTGSFWGFMSRGRTVGAVQDLVISMVHGKPLIFVIHTDWVLRVWDLSFHGRLFANKMNGPTVAGAASVRLWVGQADNDSSIIPVAILYRHNSDISSETIYVYRLHCNVRDRIELLIYRSKQIIPIEDGWIDVKLISNKICILKNHGLVFLKLLHINAETVDAVWVDAVCYPLQEDFVADQLFQSSKHSSDDLLLITHSIFSSSRDHILPVVSSIFLRRLLLPGIHHNAALRATLLDYNRHWTESDFHSLTADGLKKEILSLIEHEALTGNSSSIFCCWEIFCARYFQNWCKSNAPCGLLVDSSTGTVGLIRKSSVSFFRSLEDIERVNDGSLDELGNIPSFGLDSFGKADCKLLAEMLRCVTNVSQQLGKTASAIFYELLISAPPVISSKEIIPRLLKILETGYSSTAAALWIADLGTDLAWEKNPADHKNLRKFSFDMMKSLHALHEKSGTWSRILSVIEKYLKYLIPRKIIQKFDAEVALDINASILVPATFQVAKVMFESALDIHLFLSYLVSISRQINMLHDDISKIQRELVPMIQEVIYEWLLLHFFATTPSESVAFEDFSSQLSLLQIDSNTGRRLCNEKLGKCEFTLAFIFLLNVRSSSKDQNHFSPRSIPSVEDIIDSVREFDSWTMWGQDGESLTVLKRVVDLALILLRHGQYDAVEHLLTIVEAHLEKEETSHGIRATDGGWCILHHLLGCCFLAQAHRGVHGVLKERKVHEAVRCFFRAASGSGSAHALQSLPQEAWLPHLGIDGSVSDAAWRLHYYQWAMQICEHYNISEGACQFALAALEQVEEAYSANNDSHDRAPFNESVSTIKGRLWANVCQFTLDLNLYYDAYCAIISNPDEESKYISLRHLINVLYERGAIKILCGGQLPFIGLTEKVEQELAWKAERSDILAKTNLYKLLYAFEMHRHNWRKAASYMYLYSARLRTEASLKGYQQLWRVLKEILNGLSAAINALHLVHPAYAWIDPLLVRSALHNEQYPGREIRITIEDQPNNDVHPRSWKSFMDIQKIENEFVLTSAEHLLSLAHVKWTNTGTQTAPLELADLLIQTNLYDMAFTVLVRFFKGSELKRGLERVFSAMSLKCFPHIVDSSRVGDDPIVHGSPDMSSANQQSNGINQWGTLELYLDRYIVFHARLPLIVAETLLRTDSQIQLPLWLVKLFKDGRREKTLGMTGHESNPASLFQLYVDYGRHGEAINLLLEHEGCFGSMRPANIMNRKRPFGVWFPYTMIQRLWCQLEEMINSGHMVAQCKQFKDLLHRALLKHLQLVKMDSEGLCFISENKM